Genomic window (Nicotiana sylvestris chromosome 7, ASM39365v2, whole genome shotgun sequence):
TCTCTTTGTAGTTGCAGCATCTGTTCTCAAAGGTTTTCCTATCAGCCCAACAATTTTTGTAAGTGATGTTCGCCCCCAGTATTTGACATCCAGCCCCACCATTCTCACCCATATTGGAATGTTTTCCATTTGTTCCTTAGTAATTTCCATATCAGACTTCGATGGCTTAACGATCATTGGTTTTCTGTCAAACATCTGCACTCCTTCTTCTACCACCTTATTCCTGCTTTCTATACTGTGAAATCGAACCATGAAAACTCTCCTGTTTAGTTGAGCTACCTTATCAATCCCTAATCCTCCccaaattcttctaaaataaCCATCAATTACTACTTGTGGAGGATTTGAACCCAGTACATAGCATACTACTGCTGTCGACCAATATTCTACCTCATCCTTAATGTCCGCCATTGTTATTTTCACGTTTGTTTCACTTTTCTCCATTGTTAGGTCAATTTCATCATCTACTGGTATTTTACCCACAACATTACTCCACGATTTACTAATTGAAATAGTTGTTTTAGTCGAACCTGTATTATTGTTCATCTCCTCTTCCTCTTCTGCCGATCTGCCCATGATTTCCTACTCTCCTCTGAATCTCCATTTCCTTGTGGTGTTGTTGGGTTTGATATCAAATTGATGTCCAGTGGCACAATTCCTTGTATGGAATTGATACTCTTCACTTTTTCGCATCCTCTGTCTGTGGAACTCCCATGCATGCTGTATTTGAGGTCTGACTCCCACCCTTGTGCAACTATTTCTTTAAACTTTGGTTTCAAGCTCCACATATTGAAATATCTAAATACTGGTTATCTATTTTGGTTCTCTACCCACCTGATTATTGCTGGACTGTGATCATAAGTACCTTCATTCCTATAATGTACCTCTGAATCAGGCAGAATAATTATCCATTCTGTGTTTTTCAGCACTCTATCTATCCTATTGTATACTCTATCTTCACCTCTTTGTTTATTGTTCCATGTATAAAATGCCCCTGAAGATTTCATCTCTTGTAGTTCACATTCCTCTACACAATTCTTAAAATCCCTTATCTCTGACATTCTCACTTGACTTCCCATATCTTCTCTATTTAATACACAATTGAAATCACCCATTACTGCCCATGGTCCCCTCATTTGTTCATTAATCTTCTTGATTTCTTCCTACAAGCTCTTCCTTAATGCTGCATCATTAAAACCATACACTATA
Coding sequences:
- the LOC138873813 gene encoding uncharacterized protein, which encodes MGRSAEEEEEMNNNTGSTKTTISISKSWSNVVGKIPVDDEIDLTMEKSETNVKITMADIKDEVEYWSTAVVCYVLGSNPPQVVIDGYFRRIWGGLGIDKVAQLNRRVFMVRFHSIESRNKVVEEGVQMFDRKPMIVKPSKSDMEITKEQMENIPIWVRMVGLDVKYWGRTSLTKIVGLIGKPLRTDAATTKRERLTYARVLVEVKLNQEYPTSIRFENEAGKIVEQKIHYEWKPVMCEKCRNYGHELNECPKFIKEEHEKNEKKQELEIQEK